TGATTTatggaaaatatataaatttgatGCGAAGTGGTGTCAGTTAAAACAAAGAAAAGCAAATTTATTGATACTGTTTGAAAAAATGAGAAACTACCAACTGGATGAGATTATGAAGAATCCTGATGCTCCATTGCCTGACAATATACGAATAATTAAAGACGATGATATCGATCGCCTAAAGAATATCCAAACTTTTGAAGAATTAAACGACATTTACCGTCACTTCATGCTTTACTATAGCCAGGATGTTCCAGCTATGCAGGAGGACTTGCGTAAAAAGCGAATGGAAGAACGTAGAAGATTCATAATTGAGAAGAGACGGCTGCAAATTGCTCGAGCAGAAGAAAACGGAGAAGATCTTCCGGAGGAACTACCGGAAATAGAAGATATGGAAGGAGATAGTGAGGATACATTGAAGCAGCCCGTCCGAAGAGGTCCGTATGCAATCTGTAGGAAGGCTGGTTTAGATGGACTTGCTAAAAAATTTGGTCTCTCTCCCGAGCACTTTGCTGAGAATCTTAGAGATAATTATCAGCGTCACGAAGTGGAGCAGGAACCTGCGGAGCCTGCTGTAGTGGCTAACGAATTCAGCTCAGCTGTTTTCAAAACAAGCGACGAAGTACTCAAGGCTGTGCAATTAATGGTTGCAATTCAATTAGCGCATGAACCATTAGTCCGTAAATGTGTTAGGGAGATGTACATGGAGAGAGCAAAACTATCTGTGACGCCTACCAAAAAGGGAATAAAGGTGATCGACGAAAATCATCCACTTTATACGATGAAGTATGTCAAAGATAAGCCTGTGCGAGACCTTGTTGAAGATCAGTTCCTAAAACTAATGATGGGACAAGATGATAAGCTAGTTACAGTGTCGTTCAGCGACGAGATAGGTGGCAATACTAGCAGTAACTATATCGACGAAATAAAACAGCTGTACTACAGGGACGAATTCAGTAAGAGTGTGCAGGACTGGAATTCTCTGCGAACTGGCAGtgtcgagatagctttaaaccGAATTATAATACCGCAATTGAAAAAGGAACTACGGTCCAATCTCTTAACGGAGGCGAAAGATTGCATTATGAAAACTTGTTGCCGAAAAATGTACAACTGGATAAAAATTGCTCCGTACTCCTGCGAATTCCCTGAAGAGAGCGATGACGATTGGGACACGAGCAAAGGAATTCGTGTAATGGGTCTAGCGTATGTACCTGATCAATCTCAAGCTGCATTCACCTGCATAATCGCTCCAGATGGAGAATGCACCGACTACTTGAGATTGCCGCATTTATTGAAACGCAAGAATAGTTTCAAAGAACATGAGAAGATGATGAAGGAAGCTGATTTATTAGCTATTAAGAATTTTATTGCCACGAAAAAGCCACACGTTGTGGTCGTAAGCGGTGAATCCAGAGATGCATTAATGATAATGGCAGACATAAGAGAATGTATCagtaatctaatgatagatgAGCAGTTTCCTCCGGTCCAGGTAGAGATATGTGATAGTGAATTAAGTACTGTTTATTCAAACAGTAACCGAGGCGTTGCTGAATTCAGAGACTACCCAGATCTGCTGAGGCAAGCCATATCATTGGCTAGAAGACTACAAGATCCATTGTTAGAGTTCTCACAATTATGTACTATAGATGAAGAAATATTGTGCCTTAAATATCATCCTTTGCAAGATCAACTACCTAAAGAGGATCTCATAGAGAATTTATATCTAGAGTTTATAAATTGCGTGAATGAAGTGGGTGTAGATTTAAACAGAGCAGTTCAACAGCCTTACACCGCGAACTTAGTACAATTTGTATGTGGTCTAGGGGCAAGGAAAAGTCAGTCTCTGATAAAGATTCTAAAGCAAACTAATCAGAGATTGGAGAACAGGACACAACTTATAACAGCCTGTCACATGGGTCCTAAAGTATTCGTTAACTGTGCTGGTTTTATTAAGAtagatacaaatagtttaggggACAGTACAGAGGCATACGTAGAAGTATTGGATGGTTCCCGTGTGCATCCAGAGACATACGAATGGGCTAGAAAAATGGCAGTAGATGCTTTAGAGTACGACGATGAAGATGCGAATCCTGCTGGTGCCTTGGAGGAAATCCTTGAATCGCCAGAAAGATTAAAGGATCTAGATTTAGACGCGTTTGCTGAGGAACTGGAAAGACAGGGCTTTGGGAACAAATGCGTAACTCTTTACGACATAAGGTCCGAACTGAATTCTAGGTACAAAGACCTTCGAGTACCTTATCAGACTCCGAATGCAGAAAAGTTGTTTGATATCTTGACCAAAGAAACCCCTGAAACATTTTTCGTTGGTAAATTAATTTTGGCGACGGTGGTTGGAATAAGTCATAGAAAACCGCAAGGTGATCAACTGGACCAGGCGAATCCGGTTAGAAACGATGAGACTGGCCTATGGCAGTGTCCATTCTGTTTGAAAAATGACTTCCCAGAACTTTCTGAGGTGTGGAATCACTTTGATGCAGGTGCTTGCCCTGGAAAAGCAACTGGTGTGCGTTTGAGATTGGATAATGGTATATCCGGTTATATTCACATAAAGAATTTGTCTGACAAGCATGTTAATAATCCAGAAGAGAGGGTACACGTTGGTCAAGTGATACATTGTCGCATAATTAAAATTGAGGTGGAGCGATTTGGCGTGGAATGTACAAGTAAAACTAGCGACCTCGCGGATAAAAATCGTGATTGGAGGTAACGTATCAAATAATAGTTTTCTTTTCAGATTCGATAATTTACATGaatgataaatcatgcatattcTTTTTAGACCTCAGAAAGATGTTTACTATGACACAGAGGCAGAAGAAAGAGATAGGAAGGTTGAAGACGATGCTAAGAAAGCGCAACAGAGGCAAACTTATGTGAAACGCGTTATAATTCATCCTAGTTTCCATAATGTAAGCTTTGCAGAGGCTGAGAAGTTGATGCAATCAATGAAACAGGGAGAAACAATAATACGACCAAGTAGCAAAGGATCTGACCACTTGACAGTAACGTGGAAAGTTACAGAAAAGATTTATCAGCACATCGATGTGAGGGAAGAGGGCAAAGAGAATACATTCTCTTTAGGTCGTAGTCTGTGGATCGGGAACGAAGAGTTTGAGGATTTAGATGAAATTATTGCAAGACATGTGAATCCGATGGCAGCATATGCTTCTGaactcttggattttaagtacTTCAAACCAGCATTAGAAGGCATCAAGGATAAGGCCGAGGAAATGATAAAAGAGCAGAAAAAGCAAAACCCTGGTGGAATACCGTACATTGTATCTGCAGCGAAGGTAAAATTAGCTCTAAATTAATCAATAATGTTTCTGAAATTCTACACATACttgattaatttttattcatttcagAATTATCCTGGAAAATTTTTGCTTTCATACCTTCCACGTACTCGTTGTCGTCACGAATACGTTTCTATAACGCCTGATGGATTTAAATTTCGAGGTCACACATTCAGCAGAATTAATGACTTGTTCAGGTGGTTCAAGGAACATTTCAGGGATCCTATACCAGGTCAAGTTACACCTGGTACACCGCATGGAGCTACGACTTCTAGAACCCCGTACACTAGTACTCCAGCAATTAGTGGTAAATTATAACTTTCATTAATTAAAACGTCGTACTATCTTTGcattctaataaaattattttttcagGGGTAAATGCGGATGCAGTGCAGAGAGTTGCACAAACCATGCCACATCATATGCTGCATAATCTCTCAAAAGTGGCCAGTCAAACTCCACATTATCCACCGCATACTCCAGGAGCCGCAAGCGTGAATAACTATGGAATGTTCACACCATATACACCTTCGGGTCAGACACCATTCATGACTCCATATCATACTCCGCATCATACGCCTCACCATCCTCAGACACCGAATAATGCTAAAGCTTCATTTTTGCAACCAATTCCTCCTGCAATGAACACTAATCCTCATAGGCCAGCAAAGTCTCAGAGACCCAGTTCTGATGCGTATGAAGAAACTAATTGGTCCGAAGCCGCTGAAGCTTGGGCGCGCGCAAAACAAACTACTTCCAAAGAACCGTAAGTAGAACGATAATTATAAATCCTTGGATCTTTTATTGTTAAAGTGTCTCTAGATATTGTTATATCTAACATTACATTTTTTGTTTTAGAAATATTATTCCAAGATACGACGATACTAAGAAAACGCCACGGACTCAAGAACTCCAAAACGATAGATCAACTCCAAGGAACAGAACACCGTCAGGACGGACACCGTCATATAAATCTCCTAGAGGAACTCCATTTACAAACTCTAGTCCCCAGAGTATGTCCCTAAGCGGAGATGGTACCCCTTTGTATGATGAAAGTTGGGATTAGCTAGGACAATTAAATATCCGAAATTATACTTTCTTTTACGAACAAAAGAATGAGTAAGACTAGGATGAATGATTCTTGTTTTTTCCCAGTGGCATGGATCAATTTTTTCCGCTGGGAGGTATTTATTGCGAGTACAAATTATACATTCTTTTTCTAGAACCTTTACCAGACTTTGTATTACGAATATTCAACGATGCTCGatagaaaaatatttaagttaCCCTAGCTAACGAGAGCGTCTCGAGCAACGACAttttaatatatagaatatctATTTCAGTTAAATGCAACACCATCCTTTTGGTGTAAAAGCACACATTATTCTGTTCTccatatttttgtaatatttaacGTATCCTACCTCAgtgaaaatacatttttaaacaACAATTATAAAGAATGCGTCTGCCACATGTTTGCTCAAGACATATTACCAGatagtttcaaaaaaaaaaccaTGATAAAGATACTGCCAATAGGCCAATACACAATTATCAAGAAGTAAGCATAAGTTTTACTTGTATAAGTAACAGTTTTATACAGAAATATTACCATATGCAACTTTGacatgtatattttattatgaaaGATTagtaatatgaaatatatatatatatatatatatgtatatatatattgattaaAATATATCTCTGTTTGTATTTACTAGTAGATTAGAAactatttaattaatgatcATTAGCGAA
The window above is part of the Megalopta genalis isolate 19385.01 chromosome 2, iyMegGena1_principal, whole genome shotgun sequence genome. Proteins encoded here:
- the LOC117225402 gene encoding transcription elongation factor SPT6, with the translated sequence MADFLDAEAEESEEEEELNVNERKKLKRLKAMHDSEDEEDEDEDGEVDGLIDDNPIEENDGEDSDASDDSRKRKKSDDEDFDDRLEDEDYDLLEENLGVKVERKRRFKRLRRIQDEESDGEQEGEGDDERDAIANELFQGSGEDDDEGRSEISHSHRGVDADAIDEEESEDEDDFIVDGDGVPITEKKKKRKPIFSDAALQEAQDIFGIDFDYDEFEKYGEDGFEEEEEEEEDEYLQDETDDRPRRSKKHIKKKSTKKSIFEIYEPSELIRGHFTDVDNEIRTTDIPERMQLRSIPITPTAEGSDELELEADWIYKQAFCQATISVQDGHLNEEAKERAKKGPQTIGKIKKVLDFIRNQNFEVPFISFYRKEYVQPELNINDLWKIYKFDAKWCQLKQRKANLLILFEKMRNYQLDEIMKNPDAPLPDNIRIIKDDDIDRLKNIQTFEELNDIYRHFMLYYSQDVPAMQEDLRKKRMEERRRFIIEKRRLQIARAEENGEDLPEELPEIEDMEGDSEDTLKQPVRRGPYAICRKAGLDGLAKKFGLSPEHFAENLRDNYQRHEVEQEPAEPAVVANEFSSAVFKTSDEVLKAVQLMVAIQLAHEPLVRKCVREMYMERAKLSVTPTKKGIKVIDENHPLYTMKYVKDKPVRDLVEDQFLKLMMGQDDKLVTVSFSDEIGGNTSSNYIDEIKQLYYRDEFSKSVQDWNSLRTGSVEIALNRIIIPQLKKELRSNLLTEAKDCIMKTCCRKMYNWIKIAPYSCEFPEESDDDWDTSKGIRVMGLAYVPDQSQAAFTCIIAPDGECTDYLRLPHLLKRKNSFKEHEKMMKEADLLAIKNFIATKKPHVVVVSGESRDALMIMADIRECISNLMIDEQFPPVQVEICDSELSTVYSNSNRGVAEFRDYPDLLRQAISLARRLQDPLLEFSQLCTIDEEILCLKYHPLQDQLPKEDLIENLYLEFINCVNEVGVDLNRAVQQPYTANLVQFVCGLGARKSQSLIKILKQTNQRLENRTQLITACHMGPKVFVNCAGFIKIDTNSLGDSTEAYVEVLDGSRVHPETYEWARKMAVDALEYDDEDANPAGALEEILESPERLKDLDLDAFAEELERQGFGNKCVTLYDIRSELNSRYKDLRVPYQTPNAEKLFDILTKETPETFFVGKLILATVVGISHRKPQGDQLDQANPVRNDETGLWQCPFCLKNDFPELSEVWNHFDAGACPGKATGVRLRLDNGISGYIHIKNLSDKHVNNPEERVHVGQVIHCRIIKIEVERFGVECTSKTSDLADKNRDWRPQKDVYYDTEAEERDRKVEDDAKKAQQRQTYVKRVIIHPSFHNVSFAEAEKLMQSMKQGETIIRPSSKGSDHLTVTWKVTEKIYQHIDVREEGKENTFSLGRSLWIGNEEFEDLDEIIARHVNPMAAYASELLDFKYFKPALEGIKDKAEEMIKEQKKQNPGGIPYIVSAAKNYPGKFLLSYLPRTRCRHEYVSITPDGFKFRGHTFSRINDLFRWFKEHFRDPIPGQVTPGTPHGATTSRTPYTSTPAISGVNADAVQRVAQTMPHHMLHNLSKVASQTPHYPPHTPGAASVNNYGMFTPYTPSGQTPFMTPYHTPHHTPHHPQTPNNAKASFLQPIPPAMNTNPHRPAKSQRPSSDAYEETNWSEAAEAWARAKQTTSKEPNIIPRYDDTKKTPRTQELQNDRSTPRNRTPSGRTPSYKSPRGTPFTNSSPQSMSLSGDGTPLYDESWD